The following proteins are encoded in a genomic region of Solea senegalensis isolate Sse05_10M linkage group LG5, IFAPA_SoseM_1, whole genome shotgun sequence:
- the clip1a gene encoding CAP-Gly domain-containing linker protein 1 isoform X3 — protein sequence MSTAKSSGIKVPSKIARPPGTGAPKTNPSTGAKPDKSTVSASGGDAQNDEESFQVGERVWVNGNKPGYIQFLGETQFAPGQWAGIVLDEAIGKNDGSVAGVRYFQCEALRGIFTRPSKLSRTEMEANGTQTAPASRAASPTPSVGSVAAQTPATKSTLPSITTTDKKPSTTTQAAPSAPATPATPATPATTSSNLARTNSESVSNLSETGSVKKGERELKMGDRVLVGGTKAGVVRFLGETDFAKGEWCGVELDEPLGKNDGAVAGTRYFQCQPKYGLFAPVHKVTRIGFPSTTPAKAKAAAAAAARKVVSTPSGLKRSPSASSISTMSSVASSVSAKPSRTGLLTETSSRYNRKISGTTALQEALKEKQQHIEQLMAERDMERAEVAKATSHVGEMEQEMNLLRDDQEQMESKMDQLRALVEAADKEKVELLNQLEEERRKVEDLQFRVEEACITKGDLETQTRLEHAHIKELEQSLLFEKTKAEKLQRELEDTRVATVSERSRIMDLERDLSLRSREVADLQLRLGTQQGSEDSKISSLLEEISSMRDQLASQESKQQEELATHKQKQEDQEKAHSEAVAQLQTASVKLSGENEQLQIRLSQAEKENADTTELWRSKLESAIASHQQTMDELKISFSKGAGAQAEELVETKSALERLKFEYKLALEEAGAKHEADSMAWAQEAQALKAQLLSLTEDKERLEDALRSSVEKTEEQHLVEMEDVLGKLHTVELRVKELEEKEAVLTQQVGDKDKETKEQKAEMVTLRSQVAQANQEAENLKSQLGNLQSQENDQGNKVSELSSQLEAQQKEFLSLQLTLTTVNQKKDSLEQELGDLKQKLAESTGEQAKAATNMQETLEKLSKKEEQCTSLTTESESLRSQLAGLERKLKAADEKAEQLSKDKSKLENDISDTMKASGDSSVQLTKMNEDLIQKERRLEELQSQLAEEKEKAAHLNEQVQQERSRKEQELNETRDEHQSQISSLQEKIASLEKTVVLGETLVKELKASNEMSLSHASEVHVKELEALQSQVEKLNEELSSSNDKTQELQKLVSELQPFKEQAQCLSAELDSYKHDVEQLSKNLEKQSLELENTSKESEDVKTEKGILEKQLSDLQKKLSALEKNHQELSVQNNELLITRDKLSKYQEELLATNKHVDEERISLNAELEKLKSLVQEVQTENKNLLHIKGEHLAQIEEFQRQCAEKNDLLQKHQQDIQQIQAKKKQLLEDFENVSKEKKRLEEDLNESRSKLTCEKDDLILERDAARNAKTSLDAKNAELQEKLKSLNLEKEDLTLKNTQLQALTETLTKEKVEMSSEINASVLDKKSLELMKEELLTKLTVAKKDLETSVCECEELKASKMSLTQMLEEFKKSSQVTDSERHNLLQEKEDLLATQRKVVNEKDRLHKEIEDLKEKLQISAEQLTQSNDKFKEALSSFEQERQAFRLQCSEAEMSLHAIRKEKMSLDSALEQQKMDYELLTVEKGELEEKQTKVMSEKHNISLEREKLASDIRTTKDQLDSYSRANADLIQENSNLTTTLEETKRQKDEVEAAVTALKREKADLQNELQKNNSDFGILEKCKNELVQEHNKLKLDFENTNLELAQQLDNLTKVKHGLQLSQTDADKQVQSLQNENQRLLQVTQDLKCQTESVLEAKRILETQLQAESGERSKAMSDKDSLSKRIDELQKTLSEVTQENTEMYSNLKNADEQKKSLTVDMESLKTQLKQQEQESSQLTQDKEQLLSKLEEMEKQTAFLTTEKGDLLAAQFKLEQDMSSLNASQENWRTEQLSLLDELEKLKANQKGLEDEVTALKCDKELLEKQYRDAVAEVSASATVKEEISSSVSELTTQKNALEAERDEATQQVRQLESQLKHTISKQLEATEASGKTTEALEQLTKENNNLTQEKNEAVSLLEELRSSKQETEDKLETLKKENSKFQEDLKVSKDQLSTESQRIKSLCQEIEELKEAASMTSQSLQMLKEENNKLTQELDGNHKDQSDLVKLQDEHSLLKKQLKEMKQSESTLKKQLGKEKAVLEQSVHKNSALISEKDQQMKNLRSELDVLRGEGVTAEKLQATVKVLEQDKAYLQERIQRLEKDLAAGPENINSLSGDAVFDQLREDKETADGQAAIEFLNSVIIDLQRKNEELKGKLETMAAAALNGNNPNEQDNYDGNGEEPVKKKLPPRLFCDICDCFDLHDTEDCPTQMQMPDSPPHTTYHGSKGEERPYCDICEVFGHWTDSCNDDQTF from the exons ATGAGCACAGCCAAGTCTAGTGGGATCAAAGTGCCCAGCAAGATAGCTCGGCCCCCTGGGACAGGAGCTCCCAAGACCAACCCCAGCACAG GAGCTAAACCCGACAAGTCCACTGTGAGTGCCAGTGGAGGAGATGCTCAAAATGATGAGGAGAGCTTCCAGGTTGGGGAGCGGGTTTGGGTGAATGGGAATAAGCCAGGCTACATTCAGTTTTTGGGAGAGACACAGTTTGCCCCAGGACAGTGGGCAGGGATTGTTCTCGATGAAGCGATTGGGAAGAATGATGGGTCAGTGGCAGGGGTGCGCTACTTCCAGTGTGAAGCACTGCGAGGTATATTTACCCGCCCATCCAAGTTGTCTCGCACGGAGATGGAGGCGAATGGAACTCAGACAGCACCAGCTTCCCGAGCTGCATCACCCACACCTTCAGTTGGTAGTGTGGCAGCTCAAACCCCTGCCACAAAATCAACATTACCTTCAATTACCACAACAGACAAGAAGCCCTCCACCACTACACAAGCTGCACCATCTGCACCGGCTACGCCGGCTACACCAGCTACACCAGCTACGACATCTTCCAACCTTGCACGCACAAATAGTGAATCTGTCTCCAACCTCTCCGAGACTGGGTCAGTCAAGAAAGGCGAAAGGGAACTGAAGATGGGTGACCGTGTCTTG GTTGGTGGTACAAAGGCAGGAGTGGTCCGTTTTCTTGGAGAAACTGATTTCGCCAAAGGGGAATGGTGTGGTGTTGAACTGGATGAACCTTTAGGAAAGAATGACGGAGCAGTGGCAGGCACAAG GTATTTTCAGTGCCAACCCAAATATGGCTTATTTGCTCCAGTGCATAAAGTGACACGCATCGGCTTCCCTTCCACCACACCAGCCAAAgctaaagcagcagcagcagcagcagctcggaAAGTAGTGTCTACTCCATCAGGACTGAAGAGAAGCCCCAGTGCCTCGTCCATCAGCACCATGAGCTCTGTTGCGTCTTCTGTCAGCGCAAAGCCGAGCCGCACAGGCCTG CTAACAGAGACATCATCAAGGTATAATCGCAAGATTTCGGGCACTACAGCCTTGCAGGAGGCATTAAAGGAGAAGCAACAGCATATTGAGCAACTAATGGCTGAAAGGGACATGGAGAGAGCCGAGGTTGCCAAGGCCACCAGCCATGTTGGAGAGATGGAGCAGGAAATGAACCTGCTCAGGGATGATCAGGAGCAG ATGGAGAGTAAGATGGATCAGTTACGTGCCTTGGTAGAAGCtgcagacaaagaaaaagtggaGCTCCTGAatcagctggaggaggagcgtAG GAAGGTTGAGGACCTTCAGTTCCGTGTAGAAGAAGCTTGTATTACCAAAGGGGACCTGGAG ACGCAGACCAGACTGGAGCATGCCCACATTAAGGAGCTTGAACAGAGCCTGCTCTTTGAAAAGACCAAAGCAGAGAAACTCCAAAGAGAGTTAGAAGACACTAGG GTTGCCACTGTGTCTGAAAGATCTCGTATAATGGACCTTGAGAGGGACCTGTCACTGCGTTCAAGAGAGGTAGCTGATCTGCAGCTGCGTCTTGGAACTCAGCAAGGCTCTGAGGACTCCAAAATTTCTTCTCTTCTGGAAGAGATCAGCTCGATGAGGGATCAGCTGGCTTCCCAAGAATCTAAACAGCAAGAAGAGCTGGCGACGCACAAGCAGAAGCAAGAAGATCAAGAAAAGGCCCACAGTGAGGCTGTTGCCCAACTCCAGACTGCATCTGTGAAGCTCTCTGGTGAAAATGAGCAGTTGCAGATTCGCTTGAGCCAGGCTGAAAAGGAGAATGCTGACACAACTGAATTGTGGAGATCCAAGTTGGAGTCTGCCATTGCCTCTCACCAGCAAACCATGGATGAGCTGAAGATATCCTTTAGTAAAGGTGCAGGTGCCCAGGCAGAAGAGCTTGTAGAAACCAAAAGTGCCCTAGAGAGACTGAAGTTCGAGTACAAGTTGGCTCTAGAGGAAGCTGGAGCCAAACATGAAGCTGACTCCATGGCTTGGGCTCAGGAGGCACAGGCACTGAAAGCACAGCTGTTGTCTTTGACCGAAGACAAAGAGCGACTGGAGGACGCACTGCGGTCCAGTGTTGAAAAAACAGAGGAGCAGCACCTTGTGGAGATGGAAGATGTTCTTGGAAAGCTTCATACTGTTGAACTTAGGGTGAAGGAGCTTGAAGAGAAAGAGGCAGTGTTGACACAACAGGTTGGGGACAAGGATAAAGAAACCAAAGAGCAGAAGGCAGAAATGGTGACTCTGCGCAGCCAAGTGGCACAAGCTAACCAGGAGGCTGAGAACCTGAAGAGTCAGTTGGGGAACCTTCAGAGCCAAGAAAATGACCAAGGCAATAAG GTCAGTGAATTGAGCTCTCAGTTGGAGGCTCAGCAGAAGGAATTCCTGTCTTTACAGCTGACTCTAACTACTGTAAATCAGAAGAAGGACAGCCTGGAACAAGAACTTGGAGATTTG aaacaaaagttgGCTGAAAGCACAGGGGAGCAggcaaaagcagcaacaaataTGCAAG AAACACTTGAGAAGCTCAGTAAGAAGGAAGAGCAATGCACGTCACTGACCACAGAATCGGAGTCTCTAAGAAGTCAACTTGCTG GACTGGAGAGGAAACTGAAGGCTGCAGATGAAAAAGCTGAGCAGCTTTCAAAGGACAAAAGCAAGCTGGAAAATGATATTTCAGACACGATGAAGGCATCTGGTGATAGTTCTGTACAGCTGACCAAAATGAATGAAGACCTTATTCAGAAAGAAAg AAGGCTTGAGGAGTTACAGAGTCAGCttgcagaggagaaggagaaagctGCACACTTAAATGAACAAGTCCAGCAGGAACGTTCCCGCAAAGAGCAGGAGCTGAATGAGACCAGAGATGAACATCAGTCTCAGATAAGCAGCCTTCAGGAAAAGATTGCTAGCTTG GAGAAGACTGTTGTGTTGGGTGAGACCTTAGTTAAAGAGCTGAAGGCCTCAAATGAGATGTCCCTTTCTCATGCCTCAGAGGTCCATGTGAAGGAACTTGAGGCACTACAGAGCCAGGTTGAGAAGTTGAATGAGGAGCTTTCCTCATCAAATGACAAAACCCAGGAGCTACAAAAGTTGGTCTCTGAGCTGCAACCATTCAAGGAACAGGCTCAG TGCCTTTCTGCTGAGCTTGACTCCTACAAGCATGATGTTGAACAGTTGTCCAAAAATCTGGAAAAGCAGAGTCTAGAACTGGAAAACACTAGTAAGGAAAGTGAGGATGTTAAGACAGAGAAAGGCATACTGGAGAAACAACTTTCAGATTTACAGAAAAAGCTCTCTGCCCTTGAGAAAAATCACCAGGAGCTTTCAGTCCAGAATAACGAACTGCTAATCACCAGAGATAAACTTTCAAAATATCAAGAGGAACTACTCGCCACCAACAAGCATGTAGATGAAGAACGGATTTCACTGAATGCAGAGTTAGAGAAACTCAAAAGTCTTGTTCAGGAAGTGCAGACTGAAAACAAGAACCTGCTACATATTAAAGGAGAACACTTGGCCCAGATCGAGGAGTTTCAAAGACAATGTGCAGAGAAGAATGATTTGCTCCAAAAGCATCAACAGGACATTCAACAAATTCAAGCTAAGAAGAAGCAACTGCTTGAGGATTTTGAAAATGTCTCCAAAGAGAAAAAACGTCTTGAAGAGGACCTCAATGAAAGCCGGTCAAAGCTTACATGTGAGAAGGATGATCTGATTTTAGAGAGAGATGCTGCCAGAAATGCCAAAACGTCTCTTGATGCTAAGAATGCAGAGTTGCAAGAAAAACTCAAATCTTTAAACTTGGAAAAAGAAGATCTCACATTGAAGAATACGCAGCTACAGGCACTcacagaaacactgacaaaagaGAAAGTGGAGATGTCCTCTGAAATCAATGCCTCAGTTTTGGATAAAAAGAGTCTGGAGTTGATGAAAGAGGAGCTCCTGACTAAGCTCACTGTTGCAAAGAAAGACTTGGAGACCTCTGTCTGTGAATGTGAAGAACTGAAAGCCTCAAAAATGAGTCTGACCCAGATGCTGGAAGAGTTCAAAAAAAGCAGTCAGGTGACTGACTCTGAAAGACATAATCTTCTGCAGGAGAAAGAAGACTTACTTGCAACCCAAAGGAAAGTCGTTAATGAGAAGGACAGGCTCCACAAAGAGATAGAAGACCTAAAGGAAAAGCTTCAAATCTCAGCAGAACAACTGACCCAGTCCAATGACAAATTTAAAGAAGCATTATCATCCTTTGAGCAAGAGAGGCAAGCATTTCGTCTTCAATGTTCTGAAGCTGAGATGTCTCTGCATGCAATTCGAAAGGAAAAGATGAGCCTGGATTCAGCATTAGAGCAGCAGAAAATGGATTATGAGCTTCTGACAGTGGAGAAGGGAGaactggaagaaaaacaaacaaaagtaatgtCTGAGAAACACAATATTTCTCTTGAACGAGAGAAGTTGGCAAGTGATATTCGCACGACTAAAGACCAGTTGGATAGTTACTCTAGAGCTAATGCTGACCTCATTCAAGAGAATTCTAATTTAACAACAACGCTGGAGGAAACCAAACGCCAAAAAGATGAGGTTGAAGCAGCGGTGACTGCTTTAAAACGGGAAAAGGCTGACCTTCAAAATGAACTGCAGAAAAATAACTCTGATTTTGGAAttcttgaaaagtgcaaaaatgAACTTGTTCAAGAGCATAATaaactaaaactggactttgagAATACTAACTTAGAACTTGCTCAACAATTGGATAACCTTACCAAAGTTAAACATGGTCTGCAGCTATCACAGACAGATGCAGACAAACAAGTGCAGTCTTTGCAGAACGAGAACCAGAGGCTGCTTCAGGTGACGCAGGACTTAAAATGTCAGACTGAATCGGTGTTGGAGGCCAAGCGCATCCTTGAGACTCAGCTACAAGCTGAATCTGGTGAAAGGAGTAAAGCAATGTCTGACAAGGATAGTCTTTCAAAACGAATTGATGAGCTACAGAAAACATTGTCCGAAGTTACACAAGAAAATACAGAGATGTATTCCAACCTTAAGAATGCAGACGAGCAAAAGAAGTCTTTAACTGTGGATATGGAGAGTTTGAAAACGCAGTTAAAACAGCAAGAGCAAGAATCAAGTCAGTTGACACAGGATAAAGAACAGCTATTATCTAAGCTTGAGGAGATGGAAAAACAGACTGCCTTTTTGACCACAGAGAAAGGAGACCTTTTAGCTGCACAGTTTAAGTTGGAACAGGACATGTCTTCTCTCAATGCAAGCCAAGAAAATTGGCGCACAGAACAGCTTAGTCTTCTTGATGAGTTGGAGAAGTTGAAGGCAAACCAGAAAGGACTAGAGGACGAAGTCACGGCCCTTAAATGTGATAAAGAACTTTTAGAAAAGCAATACAGGGATGCTGTCGCAGAGGTATCAGCTTCTGCCACTGTTAAAGAAGAGATTTCCTCCAGTGTTTCGGAGTTGACCACTCAGAAGAATGCCCTGGAGGCGGAGAGAGATGAAGCTACCCAGCAAGTCAGGCAGCTCGAGTCCCAACTAAAACATACCATTTCTAAGCAGCTTGAG GCTACAGAAGCCTCTGGTAAGACAACCGAGGCTCTGGAACAgctgacaaaagaaaacaacaatttgaCGCAGGAGAAGAATGAAGCCGTGTCTTTGCTAGAAGAGCTTCGGAGCTCCAAACAGGAGACTGAGGACAAG CTGGAAACATTGAAAAAAGAGAATTCCAAGTTCCAAGAAGATCTGAAAGTATCTAAAGATCAGCTTTCTACAGAAAGTCAGAGGATCAAGAGTCTGTGCCAGGAAAT TGAGGAGCTGAAAGAGGCCGCGTCAATGACCTCACAGTCTCTGCAGAtgctgaaagaagaaaacaacaagttGACTCAGGAGCTTGATGGCAATCACAAAGACCAGAGTGATCTTGTGAAG CTTCAAGATGAGCACTCACTACTCAAAAAACAGCTTAAAGAGATGAAGCAAAG TGAGAGCACCTTGAAGAAGCAGTTGGGAAAAGAGAAGGCCGTGCTTGAGCAGTCGGTTCATAAAAACAGTGCCTTAATCTCAGAAAAGGACCAACAGATGAAAAACCTGAGGAGCGAG CTGGATGTTTTGCGTGGGGAAGGCGTCACAGCTGAGAAACTGCAGGCCACAGTTAAGGTCTTGGAGCAGGACAAAGCTTATCTACAAGAGCGTATTCAGAGACTGGAGAAGGACCTGGCTGCAGGGCCTGAAAACATCAACAGCTTATCAG GTGATGCAGTTTTCGATCAGCTAAGGGAGGATAAGGAGACTGCAGACGGTCAG GCAGcg ATTGAGTTTCTGAATTCAGTCATCATTGACCTTCAGAGGAAGAACGAGGAACTCAAGGGCAAACTTGAGACGATGGCAGCTGCTGCTCTCAATGGGAATAATCCAAACGAGCAGGATAACTATGACGG CAACGGAGAGGAACCCGTGAAGAAGAAGCTTCCCCCTAGGCTCTTCTGCGACATCTGTGACTGCTTCGACCTCCACGACACAGAGGACTGTCCCACGCAAATGCAGATGCCCGACTCGCCGCCTCACACCACCTACCATGGCAGTAAGGGCGAAGAGCGACCCTACTGTGACATCTGTGAGGTCTTTGGCCACTGGACCGATTCCTGTAACGATGACCAGACCTTTTAA
- the clip1a gene encoding CAP-Gly domain-containing linker protein 1 isoform X5: MSTAKSSGIKVPSKIARPPGTGAPKTNPSTGAKPDKSTVSASGGDAQNDEESFQVGERVWVNGNKPGYIQFLGETQFAPGQWAGIVLDEAIGKNDGSVAGVRYFQCEALRGIFTRPSKLSRTEMEANGTQTAPASRAASPTPSVGSVAAQTPATKSTLPSITTTDKKPSTTTQAAPSAPATPATPATPATTSSNLARTNSESVSNLSETGSVKKGERELKMGDRVLVGGTKAGVVRFLGETDFAKGEWCGVELDEPLGKNDGAVAGTRYFQCQPKYGLFAPVHKVTRIGFPSTTPAKAKAAAAAAARKVVSTPSGLKRSPSASSISTMSSVASSVSAKPSRTGLLTETSSRYNRKISGTTALQEALKEKQQHIEQLMAERDMERAEVAKATSHVGEMEQEMNLLRDDQEQMESKMDQLRALVEAADKEKVELLNQLEEERRKVEDLQFRVEEACITKGDLETQTRLEHAHIKELEQSLLFEKTKAEKLQRELEDTRVATVSERSRIMDLERDLSLRSREVADLQLRLGTQQGSEDSKISSLLEEISSMRDQLASQESKQQEELATHKQKQEDQEKAHSEAVAQLQTASVKLSGENEQLQIRLSQAEKENADTTELWRSKLESAIASHQQTMDELKISFSKGAGAQAEELVETKSALERLKFEYKLALEEAGAKHEADSMAWAQEAQALKAQLLSLTEDKERLEDALRSSVEKTEEQHLVEMEDVLGKLHTVELRVKELEEKEAVLTQQVGDKDKETKEQKAEMVTLRSQVAQANQEAENLKSQLGNLQSQENDQGNKVSELSSQLEAQQKEFLSLQLTLTTVNQKKDSLEQELGDLKQKLAESTGEQAKAATNMQETLEKLSKKEEQCTSLTTESESLRSQLAGLERKLKAADEKAEQLSKDKSKLENDISDTMKASGDSSVQLTKMNEDLIQKERRLEELQSQLAEEKEKAAHLNEQVQQERSRKEQELNETRDEHQSQISSLQEKIASLEKTVVLGETLVKELKASNEMSLSHASEVHVKELEALQSQVEKLNEELSSSNDKTQELQKLVSELQPFKEQAQATEASGKTTEALEQLTKENNNLTQEKNEAVSLLEELRSSKQETEDKLETLKKENSKFQEDLKVSKDQLSTESQRIKSLCQEIEELKEAASMTSQSLQMLKEENNKLTQELDGNHKDQSDLVKLQDEHSLLKKQLKEMKQSLPNNAFSESTLKKQLGKEKAVLEQSVHKNSALISEKDQQMKNLRSELDVLRGEGVTAEKLQATVKVLEQDKAYLQERIQRLEKDLAAGPENINSLSGDAVFDQLREDKETADGQAAIEFLNSVIIDLQRKNEELKGKLETMAAAALNGNNPNEQDNYDGNGEEPVKKKLPPRLFCDICDCFDLHDTEDCPTQMQMPDSPPHTTYHGSKGEERPYCDICEVFGHWTDSCNDDQTF, from the exons ATGAGCACAGCCAAGTCTAGTGGGATCAAAGTGCCCAGCAAGATAGCTCGGCCCCCTGGGACAGGAGCTCCCAAGACCAACCCCAGCACAG GAGCTAAACCCGACAAGTCCACTGTGAGTGCCAGTGGAGGAGATGCTCAAAATGATGAGGAGAGCTTCCAGGTTGGGGAGCGGGTTTGGGTGAATGGGAATAAGCCAGGCTACATTCAGTTTTTGGGAGAGACACAGTTTGCCCCAGGACAGTGGGCAGGGATTGTTCTCGATGAAGCGATTGGGAAGAATGATGGGTCAGTGGCAGGGGTGCGCTACTTCCAGTGTGAAGCACTGCGAGGTATATTTACCCGCCCATCCAAGTTGTCTCGCACGGAGATGGAGGCGAATGGAACTCAGACAGCACCAGCTTCCCGAGCTGCATCACCCACACCTTCAGTTGGTAGTGTGGCAGCTCAAACCCCTGCCACAAAATCAACATTACCTTCAATTACCACAACAGACAAGAAGCCCTCCACCACTACACAAGCTGCACCATCTGCACCGGCTACGCCGGCTACACCAGCTACACCAGCTACGACATCTTCCAACCTTGCACGCACAAATAGTGAATCTGTCTCCAACCTCTCCGAGACTGGGTCAGTCAAGAAAGGCGAAAGGGAACTGAAGATGGGTGACCGTGTCTTG GTTGGTGGTACAAAGGCAGGAGTGGTCCGTTTTCTTGGAGAAACTGATTTCGCCAAAGGGGAATGGTGTGGTGTTGAACTGGATGAACCTTTAGGAAAGAATGACGGAGCAGTGGCAGGCACAAG GTATTTTCAGTGCCAACCCAAATATGGCTTATTTGCTCCAGTGCATAAAGTGACACGCATCGGCTTCCCTTCCACCACACCAGCCAAAgctaaagcagcagcagcagcagcagctcggaAAGTAGTGTCTACTCCATCAGGACTGAAGAGAAGCCCCAGTGCCTCGTCCATCAGCACCATGAGCTCTGTTGCGTCTTCTGTCAGCGCAAAGCCGAGCCGCACAGGCCTG CTAACAGAGACATCATCAAGGTATAATCGCAAGATTTCGGGCACTACAGCCTTGCAGGAGGCATTAAAGGAGAAGCAACAGCATATTGAGCAACTAATGGCTGAAAGGGACATGGAGAGAGCCGAGGTTGCCAAGGCCACCAGCCATGTTGGAGAGATGGAGCAGGAAATGAACCTGCTCAGGGATGATCAGGAGCAG ATGGAGAGTAAGATGGATCAGTTACGTGCCTTGGTAGAAGCtgcagacaaagaaaaagtggaGCTCCTGAatcagctggaggaggagcgtAG GAAGGTTGAGGACCTTCAGTTCCGTGTAGAAGAAGCTTGTATTACCAAAGGGGACCTGGAG ACGCAGACCAGACTGGAGCATGCCCACATTAAGGAGCTTGAACAGAGCCTGCTCTTTGAAAAGACCAAAGCAGAGAAACTCCAAAGAGAGTTAGAAGACACTAGG GTTGCCACTGTGTCTGAAAGATCTCGTATAATGGACCTTGAGAGGGACCTGTCACTGCGTTCAAGAGAGGTAGCTGATCTGCAGCTGCGTCTTGGAACTCAGCAAGGCTCTGAGGACTCCAAAATTTCTTCTCTTCTGGAAGAGATCAGCTCGATGAGGGATCAGCTGGCTTCCCAAGAATCTAAACAGCAAGAAGAGCTGGCGACGCACAAGCAGAAGCAAGAAGATCAAGAAAAGGCCCACAGTGAGGCTGTTGCCCAACTCCAGACTGCATCTGTGAAGCTCTCTGGTGAAAATGAGCAGTTGCAGATTCGCTTGAGCCAGGCTGAAAAGGAGAATGCTGACACAACTGAATTGTGGAGATCCAAGTTGGAGTCTGCCATTGCCTCTCACCAGCAAACCATGGATGAGCTGAAGATATCCTTTAGTAAAGGTGCAGGTGCCCAGGCAGAAGAGCTTGTAGAAACCAAAAGTGCCCTAGAGAGACTGAAGTTCGAGTACAAGTTGGCTCTAGAGGAAGCTGGAGCCAAACATGAAGCTGACTCCATGGCTTGGGCTCAGGAGGCACAGGCACTGAAAGCACAGCTGTTGTCTTTGACCGAAGACAAAGAGCGACTGGAGGACGCACTGCGGTCCAGTGTTGAAAAAACAGAGGAGCAGCACCTTGTGGAGATGGAAGATGTTCTTGGAAAGCTTCATACTGTTGAACTTAGGGTGAAGGAGCTTGAAGAGAAAGAGGCAGTGTTGACACAACAGGTTGGGGACAAGGATAAAGAAACCAAAGAGCAGAAGGCAGAAATGGTGACTCTGCGCAGCCAAGTGGCACAAGCTAACCAGGAGGCTGAGAACCTGAAGAGTCAGTTGGGGAACCTTCAGAGCCAAGAAAATGACCAAGGCAATAAG GTCAGTGAATTGAGCTCTCAGTTGGAGGCTCAGCAGAAGGAATTCCTGTCTTTACAGCTGACTCTAACTACTGTAAATCAGAAGAAGGACAGCCTGGAACAAGAACTTGGAGATTTG aaacaaaagttgGCTGAAAGCACAGGGGAGCAggcaaaagcagcaacaaataTGCAAG AAACACTTGAGAAGCTCAGTAAGAAGGAAGAGCAATGCACGTCACTGACCACAGAATCGGAGTCTCTAAGAAGTCAACTTGCTG GACTGGAGAGGAAACTGAAGGCTGCAGATGAAAAAGCTGAGCAGCTTTCAAAGGACAAAAGCAAGCTGGAAAATGATATTTCAGACACGATGAAGGCATCTGGTGATAGTTCTGTACAGCTGACCAAAATGAATGAAGACCTTATTCAGAAAGAAAg AAGGCTTGAGGAGTTACAGAGTCAGCttgcagaggagaaggagaaagctGCACACTTAAATGAACAAGTCCAGCAGGAACGTTCCCGCAAAGAGCAGGAGCTGAATGAGACCAGAGATGAACATCAGTCTCAGATAAGCAGCCTTCAGGAAAAGATTGCTAGCTTG GAGAAGACTGTTGTGTTGGGTGAGACCTTAGTTAAAGAGCTGAAGGCCTCAAATGAGATGTCCCTTTCTCATGCCTCAGAGGTCCATGTGAAGGAACTTGAGGCACTACAGAGCCAGGTTGAGAAGTTGAATGAGGAGCTTTCCTCATCAAATGACAAAACCCAGGAGCTACAAAAGTTGGTCTCTGAGCTGCAACCATTCAAGGAACAGGCTCAG GCTACAGAAGCCTCTGGTAAGACAACCGAGGCTCTGGAACAgctgacaaaagaaaacaacaatttgaCGCAGGAGAAGAATGAAGCCGTGTCTTTGCTAGAAGAGCTTCGGAGCTCCAAACAGGAGACTGAGGACAAG CTGGAAACATTGAAAAAAGAGAATTCCAAGTTCCAAGAAGATCTGAAAGTATCTAAAGATCAGCTTTCTACAGAAAGTCAGAGGATCAAGAGTCTGTGCCAGGAAAT TGAGGAGCTGAAAGAGGCCGCGTCAATGACCTCACAGTCTCTGCAGAtgctgaaagaagaaaacaacaagttGACTCAGGAGCTTGATGGCAATCACAAAGACCAGAGTGATCTTGTGAAG CTTCAAGATGAGCACTCACTACTCAAAAAACAGCTTAAAGAGATGAAGCAAAG CCTGCCTAATAATGCCTTCAG TGAGAGCACCTTGAAGAAGCAGTTGGGAAAAGAGAAGGCCGTGCTTGAGCAGTCGGTTCATAAAAACAGTGCCTTAATCTCAGAAAAGGACCAACAGATGAAAAACCTGAGGAGCGAG CTGGATGTTTTGCGTGGGGAAGGCGTCACAGCTGAGAAACTGCAGGCCACAGTTAAGGTCTTGGAGCAGGACAAAGCTTATCTACAAGAGCGTATTCAGAGACTGGAGAAGGACCTGGCTGCAGGGCCTGAAAACATCAACAGCTTATCAG GTGATGCAGTTTTCGATCAGCTAAGGGAGGATAAGGAGACTGCAGACGGTCAG GCAGcg ATTGAGTTTCTGAATTCAGTCATCATTGACCTTCAGAGGAAGAACGAGGAACTCAAGGGCAAACTTGAGACGATGGCAGCTGCTGCTCTCAATGGGAATAATCCAAACGAGCAGGATAACTATGACGG CAACGGAGAGGAACCCGTGAAGAAGAAGCTTCCCCCTAGGCTCTTCTGCGACATCTGTGACTGCTTCGACCTCCACGACACAGAGGACTGTCCCACGCAAATGCAGATGCCCGACTCGCCGCCTCACACCACCTACCATGGCAGTAAGGGCGAAGAGCGACCCTACTGTGACATCTGTGAGGTCTTTGGCCACTGGACCGATTCCTGTAACGATGACCAGACCTTTTAA